The following are from one region of the Actinopolyspora halophila DSM 43834 genome:
- a CDS encoding ChaB family protein has translation MPGREELPSTLQRSPKEAQETWLKTHDSAVREYGEGQRAHRTAFATLKRSFEKVGDHWEPKPERGPSDEQARRGGAGKRAKPTSGGVNARASKQHLYERAQELDVSGRSSMNKEQLIEALRKKSGRQTRRTSQR, from the coding sequence GTGCCTGGTCGTGAAGAACTGCCTTCGACCCTGCAGCGGTCCCCGAAGGAAGCACAGGAAACGTGGCTGAAGACCCACGACAGCGCGGTGCGGGAATACGGTGAGGGCCAGCGGGCCCACCGGACCGCTTTCGCGACGCTGAAGCGCAGCTTCGAGAAAGTGGGTGATCACTGGGAGCCCAAGCCGGAGCGCGGTCCCTCGGACGAGCAGGCTCGCCGGGGCGGAGCGGGCAAGCGCGCGAAGCCGACCAGTGGCGGGGTGAACGCCCGGGCCAGCAAGCAGCACCTCTACGAGCGTGCCCAGGAGCTGGACGTGTCGGGGCGTTCCTCGATGAACAAGGAGCAACTGATCGAGGCCCTGCGGAAGAAGAGTGGCCGGCAGACCCGCCGCACCAGCCAACGGTGA
- the purU gene encoding formyltetrahydrofolate deformylase, whose protein sequence is MTASQQVSSSAESTSAHQHASLIVRGRDSPGIVAAVAGVLREHHANIVSLDQYSDNPQGGAFFQRTVFSSDDLKAALPEIENALEERLAQEFDLEFTIRDMSVPKRVAVFASKADHCLLDLLWRHRRGQLPITIPMVISNHTDTAEEVRGFGIPFVHVPTGDADHSEVEAEHLRLLRGNVDLVVLARYMRILSGEFLSELGTPVINIHHSFLPAFIGAAPYAKAKQRGVKLIGATAHYVTEDLDQGPIIEQDVARVTHADTVTDLQRRGADVERTVLSRAVRWHCEDRVIRHDNGTIVFA, encoded by the coding sequence GTGACCGCCTCCCAGCAGGTTTCCTCCAGCGCGGAGTCCACCTCCGCACACCAGCACGCCTCGTTGATCGTGCGGGGCAGGGACAGCCCCGGCATCGTGGCCGCGGTCGCGGGGGTGCTGCGTGAGCACCACGCGAACATCGTCTCCCTCGACCAGTATTCGGACAATCCGCAGGGTGGTGCGTTCTTCCAGCGCACCGTGTTCAGTTCGGACGACCTCAAGGCCGCGCTGCCGGAGATCGAGAACGCTCTCGAGGAGCGGCTGGCGCAGGAGTTCGACCTCGAGTTCACCATTCGGGACATGTCGGTTCCCAAACGTGTCGCGGTGTTCGCGTCGAAGGCCGATCACTGCCTGCTCGACCTGTTGTGGCGGCATCGGCGGGGGCAGCTGCCGATCACCATCCCGATGGTGATCTCCAATCACACCGACACCGCGGAGGAGGTCCGTGGTTTCGGGATTCCGTTCGTGCACGTTCCCACCGGAGACGCGGACCACTCGGAGGTCGAGGCCGAGCACTTGCGGCTGCTGCGGGGAAACGTCGACCTCGTGGTGCTCGCGCGCTACATGCGGATCCTGTCGGGCGAATTCCTGTCCGAACTCGGGACGCCGGTCATCAACATTCACCACTCGTTCCTGCCCGCGTTCATCGGGGCGGCCCCCTACGCGAAGGCCAAGCAGCGCGGGGTCAAGCTCATCGGCGCCACGGCGCACTACGTGACCGAGGACCTCGATCAGGGACCGATCATCGAGCAGGACGTCGCCCGGGTCACCCATGCCGACACCGTCACCGACCTGCAACGTCGCGGGGCCGATGTGGAGCGCACCGTGCTCTCGCGTGCGGTGCGCTGGCACTGTGAGGACCGCGTGATCCGGCACGACAACGGCACCATCGTCTTCGCCTGA
- a CDS encoding low temperature requirement protein A, whose amino-acid sequence MAEQDGGTAESRPRLMRAPGAGRSEVAPIELFFDLVYVFAIIQISHTLLDELNWLGALRVALLFGAVWWAWNYSAWAMNWLDPHSGAVRVLNLLLMLAALGMSLGLPHAFAEDGLLFAGCYVLAQVGRAAFMVVALRGHVLSGNYANLLAWSSVAGVLWIVGALFPPDLRLVWWLVALAVDVAAPRFEFRFPLLGAAPMHTWPTDPEHLAERNRGVFIIALGESILIMGFTLSEIDPIPPGAVAATVLGFLGLFVQWWAYFALAGHNTQASRGDASTSALRSAFAYAHALMVAGAIVVAVSIELRLTHEHTGPALVLTTVGGPLIYLLGNILFLRSRTGAVARARYAAAGALIVVGTVGLVLGHAVPPLLLGVATVLIMGVLAVSTQINSSRAATAAAE is encoded by the coding sequence ATGGCTGAACAGGACGGTGGGACCGCGGAGTCGCGACCGCGGTTGATGCGAGCGCCGGGAGCAGGGCGCTCGGAGGTCGCACCGATCGAGTTGTTCTTCGATCTGGTGTACGTGTTCGCGATCATCCAGATCTCGCACACGCTGCTGGACGAGCTGAACTGGCTGGGAGCGCTGCGCGTGGCTCTGCTGTTCGGAGCCGTGTGGTGGGCGTGGAACTACTCGGCCTGGGCGATGAACTGGCTGGACCCGCACAGCGGGGCGGTGCGCGTGCTCAACCTGCTGCTGATGCTGGCCGCACTGGGCATGTCGCTGGGACTGCCGCACGCCTTCGCCGAGGACGGTCTGCTGTTCGCGGGCTGCTACGTGCTCGCCCAGGTGGGACGCGCCGCGTTCATGGTGGTCGCGTTGCGCGGGCACGTGCTGTCGGGCAACTACGCGAATCTGCTGGCCTGGAGTTCCGTGGCCGGGGTGCTGTGGATCGTCGGCGCGCTGTTCCCGCCCGATCTGCGACTGGTGTGGTGGCTGGTGGCGCTGGCCGTGGACGTCGCCGCCCCGCGGTTCGAGTTCCGCTTCCCCCTGCTCGGCGCGGCGCCGATGCACACCTGGCCCACGGACCCGGAGCACCTCGCCGAGCGCAACCGCGGGGTGTTCATCATCGCCCTCGGCGAGTCGATCCTGATCATGGGATTCACCCTGTCCGAGATCGACCCGATCCCGCCGGGAGCCGTGGCGGCCACCGTGCTCGGTTTCCTCGGCCTGTTCGTGCAGTGGTGGGCCTACTTCGCACTGGCCGGACACAACACCCAGGCCAGCCGCGGTGACGCCAGCACCTCGGCGTTGCGCTCGGCCTTCGCCTACGCGCACGCGCTCATGGTCGCCGGAGCGATCGTGGTGGCCGTGTCGATCGAACTGCGCCTGACCCACGAGCACACCGGACCGGCGCTGGTGCTGACCACAGTGGGGGGACCGCTGATCTACCTGCTGGGCAACATCCTGTTCCTGCGCTCCCGGACCGGGGCTGTCGCACGTGCCCGTTACGCGGCCGCGGGCGCACTGATCGTCGTCGGCACCGTGGGGCTGGTGCTCGGTCACGCCGTGCCGCCGCTGTTGCTCGGTGTGGCCACCGTCCTCATCATGGGCGTGCTCGCCGTGTCCACCCAGATCAACTCCAGCCGCGCCGCGACCGCGGCCGCCGAGTAG
- a CDS encoding class I SAM-dependent methyltransferase → MGRDEEYLLDNRQVEAGERFDALSALFDPSTFRHFETLGIDEGWQCWEVGAGGTNLPARLAERVGPGGRVLATDIDVSWIEATDETFEVLSHDVARDDPPVGPFDLIHARLLLVHVTDRDAALRSMARALRPGGWLLIEDADPALQPLICPDEHGPEQELANRLRRGFRQLLQQRGADLAYGRKLPRLLREVGLAEVTADAYFPITSPQCDVLEAATVQQVRAELTAAGLATDEEIERHLANIAAGKLDLATSPMVSARGRRPFRS, encoded by the coding sequence ATGGGCCGCGACGAGGAATACCTGTTGGACAACCGGCAAGTCGAGGCCGGCGAACGCTTCGACGCGCTCTCGGCCCTGTTCGACCCCTCCACGTTCCGGCACTTCGAGACGCTCGGAATCGACGAGGGGTGGCAGTGCTGGGAGGTCGGCGCAGGCGGCACGAACCTCCCCGCTCGGCTCGCCGAACGCGTCGGACCCGGCGGACGTGTACTCGCCACCGACATCGACGTGTCCTGGATCGAGGCAACCGACGAGACGTTCGAAGTGCTCAGCCACGACGTCGCCCGCGACGACCCCCCGGTCGGCCCCTTCGACCTGATCCACGCCCGCCTGCTCCTCGTCCACGTCACGGACCGCGATGCCGCGCTGCGCTCCATGGCCCGGGCACTGCGTCCCGGCGGGTGGCTGCTGATCGAGGACGCCGACCCCGCTCTGCAACCGCTGATCTGTCCCGACGAGCACGGCCCCGAACAAGAACTCGCCAACCGGTTGCGCCGCGGTTTCCGCCAGTTGCTGCAGCAACGCGGCGCCGATCTGGCCTACGGACGCAAGCTGCCACGGCTGCTCCGCGAGGTCGGCCTCGCGGAGGTCACGGCCGACGCCTACTTCCCGATCACCTCACCCCAGTGCGACGTCCTCGAGGCGGCCACCGTCCAACAGGTGCGTGCCGAGCTCACCGCCGCGGGCCTCGCCACCGACGAGGAGATCGAGCGGCACCTCGCCAACATCGCTGCTGGGAAGCTCGACCTCGCGACGTCGCCGATGGTCTCGGCCCGGGGCCGCCGTCCCTTCCGGTCCTGA
- a CDS encoding DoxX family protein: MNLALWIVTGLLATVMLIGGATKLFVPKEKLAATAHGGWTDDFGVGFVKTLGAVELLAAVGIVLPAVVGIAPVMVPVTAVCWVLLMIGAMITHLRRHERTPVAANLLYLAMAAFVAWGRFGPETFTG; the protein is encoded by the coding sequence ATGAACCTGGCACTGTGGATCGTCACCGGCCTGCTGGCCACCGTCATGCTGATCGGCGGCGCGACGAAACTGTTCGTACCGAAGGAGAAGTTGGCCGCGACCGCCCACGGGGGATGGACCGACGACTTCGGCGTCGGCTTCGTCAAAACCCTCGGAGCCGTGGAACTCCTGGCGGCGGTGGGGATCGTTCTGCCTGCCGTGGTCGGTATCGCGCCGGTGATGGTGCCGGTGACCGCTGTCTGCTGGGTGCTGCTGATGATCGGCGCGATGATCACGCACCTTCGTCGCCACGAGCGAACGCCCGTTGCCGCGAACCTGCTCTACCTGGCCATGGCCGCCTTCGTGGCCTGGGGGCGCTTCGGACCCGAGACCTTCACCGGCTGA
- a CDS encoding dienelactone hydrolase family protein, with the protein MTAVTATSVDIPTPDGVADAYFTHPDDNAAHPAVLFYMDAFGLRPHLNGMADRLASSGYTVVVPNVFYRHGRTPVVELPEFIDPGQRPEIFEKIGPIMQDLTPERAVRDAGAYLEWLATRPEAANGPIGVTGYCMGAALSLRTAAAHPDRIAAAAGFHGGGLATEAPDSPHLLAEHITAELYFGHADQDHAMPPEQIERLNRALTEAGVRYRAEVYEGAAHGYTQVDTASYDQDAAERHWTELLALFDRTLKSAA; encoded by the coding sequence ATGACCGCCGTAACAGCAACATCGGTGGACATTCCCACTCCGGACGGCGTGGCCGATGCCTACTTCACCCATCCGGACGACAACGCCGCCCACCCGGCCGTGCTGTTCTACATGGACGCCTTCGGACTGCGTCCGCACCTGAACGGGATGGCCGACCGGCTCGCCTCCTCCGGCTACACCGTCGTGGTGCCCAACGTGTTCTACCGGCACGGTCGCACCCCGGTGGTCGAGCTGCCCGAGTTCATCGATCCCGGGCAGCGCCCCGAGATATTCGAGAAGATCGGGCCGATCATGCAGGACCTCACCCCGGAGCGCGCGGTGCGCGACGCAGGGGCCTACCTCGAGTGGCTCGCGACCCGTCCGGAGGCCGCCAACGGCCCCATCGGCGTCACCGGGTACTGCATGGGTGCCGCGCTGTCCCTACGCACCGCCGCCGCCCACCCCGACCGGATCGCCGCGGCCGCGGGTTTCCACGGCGGGGGGCTGGCCACGGAGGCGCCGGACAGCCCGCACCTGCTCGCCGAGCACATCACCGCCGAGCTGTACTTCGGTCACGCCGACCAGGACCACGCGATGCCACCCGAGCAGATCGAGCGGCTCAACCGGGCGCTCACGGAGGCGGGCGTTCGCTACCGCGCCGAGGTCTACGAGGGCGCCGCCCACGGTTACACCCAGGTCGACACGGCCAGCTACGACCAGGACGCCGCCGAACGGCACTGGACGGAGCTGCTGGCCCTGTTCGACCGCACCCTCAAAAGCGCCGCGTGA
- a CDS encoding LacI family DNA-binding transcriptional regulator: MVSISDVARDAGVSSSTVSYVLSGKRSISPETRHRVETSVRRLGYHPHAGARALASSRTNVLALVMPLRADIDVQVLMGFVTSVVTSARKYDYDVLLLTNDEGPDGLRRVADSAMADALLVMDVESADPRVPVLRSLPCPTVLIGLPDEPGDLSCVDLDFSAAAKRCVQHLSDLGHEHIALVGPSPAVYERGTSFAGRFLNGFTEATRARGLNAPSQPCSPSYDGARECLDRILAEQPRLTGLVVHNEAVLGTLLSELRARGSRVPEDISVVAVGPDEMTANRPMRLTTVPLLSDDVGRIAVEMTMRELEGAASPEVRLLSPRLTHGDSTAQRE; the protein is encoded by the coding sequence ATGGTCTCCATCTCCGACGTCGCACGGGACGCGGGAGTTTCCTCCAGCACCGTCTCCTACGTGCTGTCCGGGAAGCGGTCGATCTCGCCGGAGACACGACACCGCGTGGAGACCAGCGTCCGCAGACTCGGATACCACCCGCACGCCGGTGCCCGCGCGCTGGCCAGCAGCCGCACCAACGTGCTGGCCCTGGTCATGCCGTTGCGGGCCGACATCGACGTCCAGGTGCTGATGGGGTTCGTCACCTCGGTGGTCACCTCCGCGCGCAAGTACGACTACGACGTGCTGCTGCTGACCAACGATGAGGGCCCGGACGGACTCCGCCGGGTGGCCGACTCGGCGATGGCCGACGCGCTGTTGGTGATGGACGTCGAGTCCGCGGACCCGCGGGTGCCGGTGTTGCGGTCGCTGCCCTGCCCGACCGTGTTGATAGGACTCCCGGACGAGCCGGGCGACCTGTCCTGTGTGGACCTCGACTTCTCCGCCGCGGCCAAGCGCTGCGTCCAACACCTCTCCGACCTCGGACACGAGCACATCGCCCTGGTCGGGCCCTCACCCGCGGTCTACGAACGCGGCACCAGCTTCGCCGGACGCTTCCTCAACGGGTTCACCGAAGCGACGCGGGCACGCGGGCTGAACGCCCCCAGCCAACCCTGCTCCCCCTCCTACGACGGGGCCCGTGAGTGCCTCGACAGGATACTCGCCGAACAGCCGCGGCTCACCGGCCTCGTGGTGCACAACGAAGCGGTGCTCGGCACCCTGCTGTCCGAACTCCGCGCCCGGGGCAGCCGCGTACCGGAGGACATCTCGGTGGTGGCCGTGGGCCCCGACGAGATGACCGCGAACCGACCGATGCGACTGACCACGGTGCCGTTGCTGTCCGACGACGTCGGGCGGATCGCGGTGGAGATGACCATGCGCGAACTGGAGGGCGCGGCCTCCCCCGAGGTCCGTCTGCTGTCCCCCCGCCTCACCCACGGCGACAGCACCGCACAGCGGGAGTAG
- a CDS encoding glycoside hydrolase family 31 protein: MLESREGGRVLEVRVRHEVIRIEPWGRDGLRVRVGRHGVTDDVPGALVEPPVRADVDVRINEDGGRIVNGALAAVVELVSTDTGLVPVLAFRRGDTGAELLSERRAHFWWPGPRSFFEHGGGYGRLEQRFHAYEGEKLFGLGQHTHGRLDQKGLVLDLVQRNGEVSIPFLVSSRGYGLLWNTPGVGRVELAENGTRWVSDSARGIDYWVTAGDDPAGIMQRYAEATGHPPMLPEWASGFWQSKLRYRDQEELLSVAREHKRRGLPMSVIVTDFFHWTHLGDWRFDPAEWPDPDGMVRELEELGIRLMVSIWPSVSPLSENFPEMRDNGLLVDTERGVPVHAPWHDKGFDAAMPVAFYDPTNPRARDFVWERVKRNYYDKGIRAFWLDACEPELQPGHPHNLSFHAGPGSEVANVYPREGARAFHEGSRAEGDDGVVLLCRSAWAGSQRYGAALWSGDIPATWDSLRAQVRAGLNVALSGIPWWTTDIGGFHGGDPDSPEYRELVVRWFQYGAFCPLFRLHGVREPRMPFGPDMTGGPNEVWSYGDEALEMISETLWLRERLRPYLSEQMRVAHESGVPPMRPLFVDFPADERAWRVDDGFLFGPDLLVAPVLHAGHRAREVHLPAGAVWTDAWTGSRYTGGAVVTVDAPLGRIPVFLRDDAEVPVRG, from the coding sequence ATGCTGGAAAGCCGCGAGGGCGGGCGAGTGCTCGAGGTGCGGGTGCGCCACGAGGTGATCCGGATCGAGCCGTGGGGCCGGGACGGCCTGCGGGTTCGGGTGGGCAGGCACGGCGTCACCGACGACGTTCCCGGAGCGCTGGTCGAGCCCCCGGTTCGGGCCGATGTGGACGTGCGGATCAACGAGGACGGCGGGCGGATCGTCAACGGGGCGCTGGCCGCGGTGGTCGAGCTCGTGTCCACCGACACCGGTCTGGTCCCGGTGCTGGCGTTCCGGCGCGGCGACACCGGTGCGGAGCTGCTGAGCGAGCGGCGCGCCCACTTCTGGTGGCCGGGCCCGCGGTCGTTCTTCGAGCACGGCGGTGGCTACGGCAGGTTGGAGCAGCGGTTCCACGCCTACGAGGGCGAGAAGCTGTTCGGGCTCGGTCAGCACACGCACGGCAGGCTGGACCAGAAGGGGCTGGTGCTGGACCTGGTGCAGCGCAACGGTGAGGTGTCGATCCCGTTCCTGGTGTCCAGCCGGGGATACGGGCTGCTGTGGAACACGCCCGGTGTGGGCCGGGTGGAGCTGGCCGAGAACGGGACCCGGTGGGTGTCCGACTCCGCGCGGGGCATCGACTACTGGGTGACCGCGGGCGACGATCCGGCGGGGATCATGCAGCGCTACGCCGAGGCCACCGGCCACCCCCCGATGCTGCCGGAGTGGGCCAGTGGGTTCTGGCAGTCGAAGCTGCGCTACCGCGACCAGGAGGAGCTGCTGTCGGTGGCCCGCGAGCACAAGCGGCGTGGGCTGCCGATGTCGGTGATCGTGACCGACTTCTTCCACTGGACGCATCTGGGGGACTGGCGGTTCGACCCGGCCGAGTGGCCGGACCCGGACGGGATGGTGCGCGAGCTGGAGGAGCTGGGCATCAGGCTGATGGTCTCGATCTGGCCGTCGGTGAGTCCGTTGAGCGAGAACTTCCCGGAGATGCGGGACAACGGGTTGTTGGTGGACACCGAGCGCGGGGTTCCGGTGCACGCCCCGTGGCACGACAAGGGGTTCGACGCGGCAATGCCGGTCGCCTTCTACGACCCGACCAACCCGCGGGCCCGGGACTTCGTGTGGGAGCGGGTCAAGCGCAACTACTACGACAAGGGGATCCGGGCGTTCTGGCTGGACGCCTGCGAGCCGGAGCTGCAACCCGGTCATCCGCACAACCTGAGCTTTCACGCCGGTCCGGGCTCCGAGGTCGCCAACGTCTACCCGCGGGAGGGCGCGCGGGCCTTCCACGAGGGCAGCCGGGCCGAAGGCGACGACGGGGTCGTGCTGCTGTGCCGCTCGGCGTGGGCGGGCAGCCAGCGCTACGGGGCCGCCCTGTGGTCGGGCGACATACCGGCCACCTGGGACTCGCTGCGGGCGCAGGTGCGGGCCGGGCTCAACGTGGCGCTGTCGGGGATCCCGTGGTGGACCACCGACATCGGCGGTTTCCACGGCGGGGACCCGGACTCGCCCGAGTACCGGGAGCTGGTGGTGCGCTGGTTCCAGTACGGGGCGTTCTGCCCGCTGTTCCGGCTGCACGGCGTGCGGGAGCCGCGGATGCCGTTCGGCCCGGACATGACCGGCGGGCCCAACGAGGTGTGGTCCTACGGTGACGAGGCGCTGGAGATGATCAGTGAGACGTTGTGGCTGCGCGAGCGGCTGCGGCCCTATCTGAGCGAGCAGATGCGCGTGGCCCACGAGAGCGGGGTGCCGCCGATGCGCCCGCTGTTCGTGGACTTTCCCGCCGACGAGCGGGCCTGGCGGGTCGACGACGGCTTCCTGTTCGGCCCGGACCTGCTGGTCGCCCCGGTGCTGCACGCCGGGCACCGGGCTCGCGAGGTCCACCTTCCCGCCGGCGCCGTGTGGACGGACGCCTGGACCGGATCCCGGTACACCGGCGGTGCGGTGGTGACTGTGGACGCTCCCCTGGGGCGGATTCCCGTGTTCCTGCGTGACGACGCCGAGGTTCCGGTGCGCGGGTGA
- a CDS encoding glycoside hydrolase family 3 C-terminal domain-containing protein, with amino-acid sequence MHPNSPNPISRRRVLSLAVGAVAGTALSGVLPGGAAAASTGSPGFRDPALPTRQRVEDLLGRLNLDEKIALLHQYQPAIPRLGVAAFKTGTEALHGLAWSTDRNADGAVVTATATVFPQAIGLASTWDPDLVERVGEAVGTEARGYHADNPDVWGLQLWAPTVNLLRDPRWGRNEEGYSEDPHLTGVISTAYGRGIQGEDPERLRAAPVLKHYLANNNEGHRHTTSSTLPPRVKREYYERAFEPALSADAVTGAMSAYNLINGRPMTVHRDFDELLRGWAQRPLCNVTDAGGPNNLTGDQNYYATQPEADAAILKAGLDSFTVDDTDSETTITAIRTALDDELLAESDVDEAVRHILSIRIRLGEFDPHGGPYGRIGREVVDSPAHRALARQAATRATVLLKNEHDTLPLSPARTNRIAVIGQLADTLYTDWYSGALPYEVTPLRGIRAALGPNTAVTSSEGVDRIALTAPDGRHVTATDDEQPLRLTSGADSATRFDVFGWGEEIVTLRAASNGKYLSYEQGGRTLVNDAEQPNGWNVRQRFKLRAHGGGHVLEYAGYDAGESWFGDRKYVTVDDNGRLTVTADSPEAATTFAREVVRDGRNEAVAAAGEADVAVVVAGSMPLINARETDDREDMNLAPEQRKVLELVHRANPNTVLVLENSYPTTINWAQHNLPAILWTTHAGAETGNALADVLLGRANPAGRLTQTWPRSVEDLPDILDYDVIKSERTYQYSTATPLYPFGHGLSYTTFDYGAPRLSEPVIGVDGETRVSVTVRNTGRRAGDEVVQLYAHQRQSRNPQPRKRLLAFRRVRLEPGGSRTVDFTLRGADLAHWDVTRQRWVVEAATHDLLLGSSSTDIRLRRALRVRGETIPPRDLHRETTAANFDDYAGITLTDRSKQHGTAVTASDGEGWVLFRDVDLGPGTGGITALVANASAGSAHLSVRLDEPAGRELGTITAPATGGEYAYRTVRSRLTRARGRHDVYLVLDGPTRITAFHFER; translated from the coding sequence ATGCACCCCAACTCACCGAATCCGATCTCCCGCCGCCGCGTGCTGTCCCTGGCCGTCGGGGCCGTGGCCGGAACGGCGCTGTCGGGCGTTCTGCCCGGAGGCGCCGCGGCCGCGTCGACCGGCTCGCCCGGATTCCGCGACCCCGCGCTGCCGACACGGCAGCGGGTGGAGGACCTGCTGGGCAGGCTGAACCTCGACGAGAAGATCGCTCTGCTGCACCAGTACCAACCGGCCATCCCCCGCTTGGGCGTCGCCGCGTTCAAAACCGGCACCGAGGCACTGCACGGGCTCGCGTGGTCGACCGACAGAAACGCCGACGGCGCGGTGGTCACCGCGACGGCCACGGTGTTTCCCCAGGCCATCGGCCTGGCCAGCACGTGGGACCCCGACCTGGTCGAACGCGTCGGCGAGGCCGTCGGCACCGAGGCGCGCGGCTATCACGCGGACAACCCCGACGTCTGGGGCCTACAGCTGTGGGCGCCCACGGTCAACCTGCTGCGCGACCCCCGATGGGGGCGCAACGAGGAGGGCTACTCCGAGGACCCGCACCTCACCGGCGTGATCTCCACCGCCTACGGGCGCGGCATCCAGGGCGAGGACCCCGAGCGGTTACGCGCCGCGCCCGTGCTCAAGCACTACCTGGCCAACAACAACGAGGGCCACCGCCACACCACCTCGTCGACGCTGCCGCCGCGCGTCAAGCGCGAGTACTACGAGCGGGCCTTCGAACCGGCGCTGTCGGCCGACGCGGTCACCGGGGCCATGTCGGCCTACAACCTGATCAACGGCAGACCGATGACCGTCCACCGCGACTTCGACGAGCTCCTGCGTGGCTGGGCACAGCGGCCGCTGTGCAACGTCACCGACGCGGGTGGTCCCAACAACCTCACCGGCGACCAGAACTACTACGCCACCCAGCCGGAGGCCGACGCGGCGATCCTCAAGGCCGGCCTGGACAGCTTCACCGTCGACGACACCGACTCCGAAACGACGATCACCGCGATCAGAACCGCACTGGACGACGAGCTGCTCGCCGAATCCGATGTGGACGAGGCCGTGCGCCACATCCTCAGCATCCGGATCCGGCTCGGCGAGTTCGATCCGCACGGCGGCCCGTACGGCCGAATCGGCCGGGAGGTCGTGGACAGCCCCGCCCACCGCGCGCTGGCCCGTCAGGCGGCCACGCGGGCGACAGTGCTGCTCAAGAACGAGCACGACACACTGCCACTGTCGCCGGCGCGGACGAACCGGATCGCCGTCATCGGCCAGCTCGCCGACACGCTCTACACCGACTGGTACTCCGGTGCCCTGCCCTACGAGGTGACCCCGTTGCGCGGCATCCGCGCCGCGCTCGGACCGAACACCGCGGTGACCTCGAGCGAGGGCGTGGACAGGATCGCGCTCACCGCACCGGACGGACGGCACGTCACCGCCACCGACGACGAGCAGCCCCTGCGGTTGACCTCCGGCGCGGACTCCGCGACGCGATTCGACGTCTTCGGCTGGGGCGAGGAGATCGTGACGCTGCGCGCCGCGTCGAACGGCAAGTACCTCTCCTACGAGCAAGGCGGCCGCACCCTGGTCAACGACGCCGAACAACCCAACGGGTGGAACGTGCGGCAGCGGTTCAAGCTACGCGCGCACGGCGGCGGCCACGTGCTGGAGTACGCCGGCTACGACGCGGGCGAGTCGTGGTTCGGCGATCGGAAGTACGTCACCGTCGACGACAACGGCAGGCTGACCGTCACCGCCGACTCACCGGAGGCGGCCACCACGTTCGCCCGTGAGGTGGTCCGCGACGGACGGAACGAGGCGGTCGCGGCGGCGGGCGAGGCCGACGTCGCGGTGGTCGTCGCGGGCAGTATGCCGCTCATCAACGCCAGGGAGACCGACGACCGCGAGGACATGAACCTCGCCCCGGAGCAGCGGAAGGTACTGGAGCTGGTGCACCGGGCCAACCCGAACACCGTGCTGGTGCTGGAGAACAGCTACCCCACCACGATCAACTGGGCCCAGCACAACCTGCCCGCGATCCTGTGGACCACCCACGCGGGCGCGGAAACCGGCAACGCACTGGCCGACGTGCTCCTCGGACGGGCCAATCCCGCGGGCAGGCTCACCCAGACCTGGCCCCGCTCGGTCGAGGACCTGCCGGACATCCTCGACTACGACGTCATCAAGTCCGAGCGCACCTACCAGTACTCCACCGCGACACCGCTGTACCCGTTCGGGCACGGGCTCTCCTACACCACCTTCGACTACGGCGCCCCGAGGCTGAGCGAACCCGTGATCGGCGTGGACGGCGAGACCCGGGTGAGCGTGACGGTCCGCAACACCGGCCGACGCGCCGGTGACGAGGTCGTCCAGCTCTACGCGCACCAGCGGCAGTCGCGGAACCCGCAACCGCGGAAGCGGTTGCTCGCCTTCCGGAGGGTGCGGCTGGAGCCCGGAGGGAGCCGGACCGTGGACTTCACCCTGCGCGGTGCCGACCTGGCGCACTGGGACGTCACCCGGCAGCGGTGGGTGGTCGAGGCGGCCACGCACGATCTCCTCCTCGGCTCCTCCAGCACCGACATCCGCCTGCGACGCGCGCTTCGGGTGCGCGGCGAGACCATCCCGCCACGGGACCTGCACCGGGAGACGACCGCGGCCAACTTCGACGATTACGCGGGCATCACGCTGACCGACCGGAGCAAGCAGCACGGCACGGCCGTGACCGCATCCGACGGCGAGGGGTGGGTCCTCTTCCGCGACGTCGACCTCGGCCCCGGCACCGGCGGCATCACCGCGCTGGTGGCCAACGCCTCCGCCGGTTCGGCGCACCTGAGCGTTCGGCTGGACGAACCGGCGGGCCGCGAACTGGGCACGATCACCGCACCCGCCACCGGCGGCGAGTACGCCTACCGCACGGTGCGCTCCCGGCTGACCCGGGCACGCGGGCGACACGACGTCTACCTGGTCCTCGACGGCCCCACCAGGATCACCGCTTTCCACTTCGAACGGTGA